In a genomic window of Gossypium arboreum isolate Shixiya-1 chromosome 7, ASM2569848v2, whole genome shotgun sequence:
- the LOC108483608 gene encoding cytochrome b561 domain-containing protein At2g30890-like — protein sequence MQVLAGKLVSFTMFILLVPSLVSSIDEDNNDNIKKVISHKLMFEITLHGFLLWASMGFLMPIGILAIRMSNGEECGRKLQILFYVHAVSQILSVLLATTGAIMSIKNFNNSFNNHHQRLGVALYGIIWLQALTGVLRPWRGCKGRTVWFFAHWLLGTTVCVLGVISIYTGLGAYYDKTSKSTKLWTIAFTVEITVIVLIYLFQDKWVHIQNQGVPVRPSEEHSSIGNEKGTDK from the exons ATGCAAGTTCTTGCAGGGAAACTGGTTTCTTTCACCATGTTCATACTACTCGTCCCATCACTTGTAAGCTCAATTGATGAAGACAACAATGACAACATTAAAAAG GTGATCAGTCATAAACTGATGTTTGAGATTACACTGCATGGATTCCTCCTTTGGGCATCAATGGGGTTTTTAATGCCTATTGGGATACTTGCTATTAGAATGTCAAATGGAGAAGAATGTGGAAGAAAGCTTCAAATTCTTTTCTATGTTCACGCAGTTTCACAG ATACTTTCAGTACTTCTTGCTACAACAGGAGCAATTATGTCAATAAAAAACTTCAACAATTCCTTCAACAATCATCATCAAAGATTAGGTGTAGCTTTATATGGCATCATATGGTTACAAGCCTTAACCGGAGTTTTACGTCCATGGAG GGGATGTAAGGGAAGAACTGTCTGGTTTTTTGCACACTGGTTACTGGGAACTACAGTGTGTGTTTTAGGTGTAATCAGCATATACACTGGATTGGGAGCATATTATGACAAGACATCAAAGAGTACAAAGCTTTGGACCATAGCTTTTACAGTTGAGATCACTGTGATTGTGTTGATTTACTTGTTTCAAGACAAATGGGTGCATATACAAAACCAAGGTGTACCAGTGAGACCTAGTGAAGAACACAGTTCAATTGGTAATGAAAAAGGAACCGACAAGTGA
- the LOC108484454 gene encoding uncharacterized protein LOC108484454, which yields MALYFMATSLNPKPCSNSNVIVVSPLLYSKSKHPFKLISSSSSSCGKTFAQSEGKEGGVKEEDPPAFSGSLSSTRTQLDLLDQLSSTSSTADGYESDGRSGKLTIREQLVRLVGDRDDDFTIPLGKNLKKVSPKFLTISQKRNIRRQAYLNEVSQRNDSVFFATIGAFVLVPPLIILGIAILTGYVQLFP from the exons ATGGCTTTGTATTTCATGGCTACTTCACTTAATCCAAAACCCTGTTCAAATTCTAATGTTATTGTTGTTTCTCCATTGCTTTACTCAAAATCCAAACACCCTTTCAAGCtcatctcttcttcttcttcttcttgcggTAAAACTTTTGCTCAATCTGAAGGAAAAGAAGGGGGAGTTAAAGAGGAAGACCCTCCTGCTTTCTCTG GTTCATTGTCTTCCACACGCACGCAGCTCGATCTTTTGGACCAGCTAAGTTCAACGAGCTCCACTGCCGACG GGTATGAGAGTGATGGTAGGTCTGGGAAACTCACTATTCGTGAGCAGCTCGTGCGGTTAGTCGGTGATAGAGACGATGACTTTACTATTCCATTGGGTAAAAACTTGAAGAAGGTTAGTCCAAAGTTTTTAACCATCTCACAGAAGAGAAATATCAGGAGACAGGCATATTTGAATGAAGTTTCTCAGAGAAACGATTCGGTTTTCTTTGCAACGATCGGAGCATTCGTACTTGTTCCGCCGCTTATAATATTAGGGATTGCTATATTAACAGGTTATGTCCAGCTATTTCCTTGA